The Syntrophorhabdus sp. genomic interval GCTTCCTGCGTGACCGGAAGGAACGTATCTTCACGTTCGCCGTGCTCCATCCGAGGAGGTCGGCGACCTCGCGCACGGACAGGCCTTCCAGGTAGACAAGTTCCAGCACCATCCTGTCCTCCGGCGAGAGCCTCGCCAGCGCCCAGTCGAGTACCTCCCGCGCCTCCACCTCCCTGCCGATGTCGTCGATGGAGCCTCCCGACGGATCGGCCGCGGCCCGCTCGACCCATTCCCGCTGTCCGTCACCGAGAGAGCTCATGGCAACCTCTTTCGACCTGTACGCGCGTCTCCAGTAGTCGTAGCAGGTCCGCGTCGCGATCGCCGCTATCCAGTGCCTGAACCCCCCGGACCCGGTGAACTTTGCAAGGGATTCGTAGACGCGGATGAAGGCATCGTGCGCCACCTCTTCGGCATCCTCGTAGGGGACATGGCGACCGACTATCTTGAGGACGTACATCTTGTATCTCCTGAGAAGAAAAGCGAAGGCGTCGCGATCACCGGCGAGAACACGGCTGATGTACGCAAGGTCCGACGCTTCGCGTTCGTCCTGTTCGGCATTATAGATCACGGCAGGTACCCATACAGGTCTGTTATAACAAAGCTGACCCGGCAGGGCAAGCTCCATATCGGGCGGGCATGCATCTTCCCGCCCCATCGCTCCCGCCGAAAACTCAAATAAGCATCCTGTCTCCATCCGTGTCATCCCAACGAAGGTCCTTAGCCCCATCTTTCCCCATAAGTCGCATGCGGCGGCAAAAAAGTTACAAGATACAAGGTAATGGGTCATGGGCGATGGTTCTAACGGTTCCAACGGTTCCAACGGTTCCAACGGTTCCAACGGTTCTAACGGTTCCAACCCGGTTTTCTTCCTATCACCCATCACCTATAACCAATCACCTGTTTCTTTCTTGTCTTTTGTAACCGATCCCTCCCGCCCGACGACTCCATAGTCATGATCAAGAAACTGACATCGCAGACCAAAAACCTTTTTACCAAGGAGCCATCCATGGAAGAGACTCACGACGATACGTCACATATCAGGAAGATACTCCGGTCGGTGGGGCCGGGGAAGGGACTGAAGAGGAGAACGATATGGCTCGCCTCGGCCGCCGCGGCGATCCTTCTCGCGGGTGCCGTGGTCCTCTACGCGTCGACGGGAAGATCACAGGTCCGCTACAAGACCGCGGAAGTGAAGAAGGGAGACCTCACGGTCACCATCACCGCCACGGGGACGCTCCAACCCCTCGAGCAGGTCGAGGTCGGCACCGAGGTCTCGGGGACGATCAAGACCGTCGCCGTGGATTACAACGACCGCGTGAAAGAGGGACAGGTCCTCGCGAAGCTGGATACGACCAAGCTCGAGGCGCAGGTCCTGCAGTCGGAGGCGACCCTGAACTACGCCAGGGCAAAGCTCCGCGAGACGCAGGCCACGGTAGCGGAGACGCAGAGCAAGCTGAACCGCTTCAAGGAAAGCCTCGAACTCAGCGGCGGGAAGGTGCCTTCCCAGGCGGAATACGACGCAGCCGACGCCGCGCTGAAACGGGCGAAGGCCCAGGAGGGGACGGCGAGGGCGGACATCGCCAAGGCCGAGGCGACGCTCAAGGCCAACCGGTCCGACCTTAACAAGGCCACCATTCGTTCCCCCATCAACGGCATCGTCCTCGAGCGGAAGGTGGAGACCGGTCAGACCGTTGCCGCGTCTCTCCAGACCCCGGTGCTTTTCAAGATCGCCGAGGACCTGAAACAGATGGAACTGTGCATCGGGGTTGACGAGGCCGATGTGGGGCAGGTGAAGGAGGGCCAGACCGCCATATTCACCGTTGACGCCTTCCCGGAGAAGAAATTCCCCGCCCGCGTCAGGGAGGCCCGTTTCGCGGCGAAGACGGAGAACAACGTGGTCACCTACGAGACGGTCCTTGAGGTGGATAATTCCGCCATGGTGCTTCGCCCGGGGATGACGGCGACGGCCTTTATCACGGTGAACAGTGTCTCCGACGCTCTTCTTGTCCCCAACGCGGCCTTGAGGTTCGCGCCGGCGCAGGACAAGACACAGAAAGAGACCTCCGGAGGCAGCAAGCTCTTGACGAGTCTCCTGAGCAGGCGACCTCCGGGGACGGACAACCGCCAGGCGCCCAAACAGGGCAGCAGCAACGCGGTGTGGAAGGTGGAAGGCGAAAAGATCGTCCGCGTGAAGGTGACGCCCGGCGCGACGGACGGGGTGATGACGCAGATCCTCGAAGGAGACCTGGCCCCGGGAACGGTGGTGGCAACGGACATTGTGAGGACAAAGAAATGAAGGAAGAAGACTATCGGATAGGAGAGCAGGAAGCGGGGCAACCCCTTATCGAGCTTCAGGGGATAACGAAGGTGTACGGCAAGGGACAGGCGGAACTGCACGCCCTGAGGGGGATAGACCTTTCCATCTACGAAGGCGATTTCGTGGCCGTCATGGGTCCGAGCGGATGCGGGAAATCGACATGCATGAACGTACTCGGCTGTCTCGATACCCCCACATCCGGACGCTATCTCTTCAAAGGGGTCGACATAGCGGATCTCACGCGCAACCAGAGGGCGCTCTTAAGGCGCCACTATCTCGGCTTCGTCTTCCAGGGCTTCAACCTCTTGAGCCGGACATCGGCCCTGGAGAACGTCGAGCTGCCCCTTCTGTACCGGGGCATCCACCATACCAGCAGGCGCGACGTCGCCCGCGAGGCGCTCGATGCCGTGGGCCTTTCCGGGTGGGAGCACCACACGCCGGCCGAGCTCTCGGGAGGGCAGCAGCAGCGCGTGGCCATAGCGCGGGCGATAGCGACATCTCCCGCGGTTCTTCTCGCGGACGAGCCGACGGGCAACCTCGATTCCATCCGCAGCACGGAGATCATGGAGCTTCTTTCATCACTCAACACGGACAGGGGCATCACCGTAATGATGGTGACCCACGAGCCGGACATGGCCGAGTACGCGAGCCGCACGGTAAGGTTCCGTGACGGGCTCATCGCGTCCGACAGCCGCGGCAGCGAGGTGACGCAATGATCTGGAATGCCTTCCTTCTGGCCTTACGGGCCATCCGGCGCAACAAGATGCGTTCCTTTCTGACCATCCTCGGCATCGTCATCGGCGTCGCCGCCGTTATCACCCTCGTGACGGTGGGAGGCGGGGCGACGGCAAAGGTGACGGAGGACATAGCCAAACTGGGAAGCAACCTCCTCATGGTGACACCCGGCCAGATGCGCGGCGGCGGAGGTTTTTCGGGAGCCGCGAGGTCCTTCGAGATCGATGACGCGAAGGCGATCGCCCGTGACGTGAATGCCCTCTCCGCCGTTGCCCCCACGTCTTCCTCGTCGGCCATGGCCGTCTTTGGCGCGAAGAACTGGTCCACCCTCGTCACCGGCTCCGATGCGGCATTCTTCAAGGTGAAGGAATGGATGGTGGAGGACGGCAGGGAGTTCACGGACCAGGAGGTCCGCTCGGGGACCGCCGTGTGCGTCCTGGGTGCCACCGTCAGGAAAGAGCTTTTCGGGGACCAGGATCCTCTGCAGCACAGGATCCGCGTCAAGGGCGTTTCCTTCGAGGTGATCGGGGTGCTTGCCGCGAAGGGCCAGTCGACCACGGGACGCGACCAGGACGACCTCATCGTCATGCCCCTGCGCGCCTTTCAACGGCGCGTCTCGGGAAACGAGAATATCAGTCTCATCCAGGTTTCGGTGGAAGAGGGCGCCTCCACGGAGAAGGCCCAGGAGGACATCGAGGGCCTCTTGAGGGAACGCCGGCGCATCTCCACCCTGAAGCCCAACGATTTCCAGATCAGGGACATGAAGGAGCTTGCCAGCACGATGCTCGCCACCACCGAGCTTCTCACCACCCTTCTCGGGGCGGTGGCGGCGGTCAGCCTTCTCGTCGGCGGCATTGGGATCATGAACATCATGCTCGTGTCCGTGACGGAACGGACCCGTGAGATCGGGACGCGGCTCGCCATCGGCGCGCTGGAACGCGAGGTCCTTCTGCAGTTCCTCGTCGAGGCGATGGTCCTTTCGGCATTCGGGGGGCTTTTCGGGATAATCCTGTCCCTCGCGGCGTCGGCCGTCCTTGTCCGTGTCCTCGATGTACCCTTCGTTGTCAACGGATGGATCATCTTTATCGCCTTCATCTTTTCGGCGGCGGTGGGCCTCATATTCGGCTATTTCCCCGCCCGGAAGGCGGCGAGCCTCGACCCGATAGAGGCCTTAAGACACGAGTAGGAGAGGGGCCATGACAGGAACTATCAAGGAGACAGAGACCATGAACGTGAGAGGGAAGATCATGAGATACGCGGCGCTTTTCATCACCGCCATCATTTTGACAGGCTGCGTCACCGTGGGACCGGACTATGTCAAGCCGGATGTGACGGCCCCCGGGAATTGGAACGCCTCGCAGTCGGCGGAGATCGCCGGGGCGGCTGCCTCGAAGGATTCTCTCGCGTCGTGGTGGGCGAACCTTGACGACCCCACCTTGGTGGCCCTCATCGACACCGCTTTCAAGAACAACAAGGACCTGAAGCAGGCGGCGTCGCGGATACGCGAGGCGAGGGCCCAGCGGGGGGTTACGGAGGCGAGGCTGTGGCCGTCCGTCGATGCCTCCGGTTCCTACACGCGCGCCCGGACGGAGAACAATTCCGAGACCGGCACGTCGAGAGAGCTCTTTGCCGCCGGCCTCGACGCGGGATGGGAGATCGATCTCTTCGGGGGCTTAAGAAGGGCCACCGAGGCTTCACAGGCCTCCTACGAGGCGTCACAGGAGGACTACCTGTCCGTGTACGTGAGCCTTGCCGCGGAGGTCGCGCTCAACTACATTGACGTTCGGACCCTCCAGGAGCGGCTTGCCATCACGGAGGAGAACCTGAGGCTCCAGACGGAGACATGGGAACTCACCACCCATCGTTTGAAGGCGGGCCTCGTGACCCAGCTCGATATGGACCGGGCGAAGACGAACATGGAAGAGACCCGGGCGTCCATACCGACGCTTGCCACCCGTCTTGCCGCCGCGAAGAACAGGCTCTCCACCCTCATGGGGGAATATCCAGGCTATGTCGACGCGAAGCTTACCGAGCCCAGAGACCTTCCGCTTACCCCCGCCGAGATCGCCCTCGGGGTCCCCGCGGAGACGCTCCGCCGGCGCCCTGACGTGCGCGGGGCCGAGAGGGAACTGGCAGCCCAGACGGCGCGCGTGGGCGTCGCCACGGCCGAACTCTATCCGAAGCTCAGCCTCATGGGTTCCATAGGCATCGATGCCTCGAGCTTCGCGGGTCTTTTCTCGGCCAACAGCCGCGGCTTCAGCATCGGCCCCCGGTTCAGCTGGAACATCTTCAACGCCGGCGCCGTGCGGAGCAACATCGAGATCCAGAACGCCCGGCAGGAGCAGGCCCTCCTGGAGTACGAGAAGACGATACTCGCGGCCCTCGAGGAGGCGGAGAACGCGATAACGGCCTACGTCAACGAACAGAAGCGTGCCCGTTCCCTTAACGAGGCCATGACGTCCGCCACGGATTCCACGAAGCTGGCCCTCGTCCAGTACAAGTCGGGCCTCATCGACTTCCAGGCCGTCCTCGACGCCCAGAGAACATACCTGTCGGTTCGGGACAACCTGGCGACAAGCAAAGGCACGGTGGTGGCGAACCTCGTAAGACTCTACAAAGCCCTGGGCGGCGGCTGGACCCCGGAAGCACCTCAACCGGAAGGCGCGCAGACGACGAAGGAAAAGGGGTGACGAGAAAACGAAAGGCGAAAGACATTATCTCTCGCCCGTTCGTCGCCCTGGTCGTGAGGTAAGAGCGGGGGGAAAGCTCAAAGACATTATCTCACGCCCGCTTCGCTCGAGTTCGCAGAGGACGCAGAGAGAGGAGAAAAGAAAGAAAAGACTGCCGCCGGATCTCGGAGCCTCCCAAGATCCGGCGGCCTTCTCGTCCCGCCGTCCCGGCGGGAGAGAAAAGAATATCTTTGTTCTTAAACAACCTGGTCCCCGTTATCCCACCTGTAGTCATGGATTCTATACTTCCTGATCCCAGTCTCATCTTCCCTTCTCCATTTCCTATGCCCCATCCTCCAGACCCTGCTGGCTCCCCCTTATCCATCCCTCCGAAGTCTACACCCTCTTCTTTTCCCTCTCGCGCAGCGGGATGCAGGGACGCTCTGATCCCGGCGGGCGCCGGGATCAGAGCGAATCTTTCCTCTGTGTGCTCTCCTCAAAACCTCCGTGCCCTCGAGCGCAGCGGGCGTGAGACAGTCTTTTACTCTTTCGTCTGCCCTGTCTTTCTGTATATAATAACCTGTTTGAGGATGAACCCGCGTTTTTCTCCTCGCTTTGATCTCTAATATGGAATTATTCAGAAATCCTGTATTGACTTAAGTGCACTATGTCAAGTAATATGTCAAATATAGGTGTAAT includes:
- a CDS encoding RNA polymerase sigma factor, with the translated sequence MGREDACPPDMELALPGQLCYNRPVWVPAVIYNAEQDEREASDLAYISRVLAGDRDAFAFLLRRYKMYVLKIVGRHVPYEDAEEVAHDAFIRVYESLAKFTGSGGFRHWIAAIATRTCYDYWRRAYRSKEVAMSSLGDGQREWVERAAADPSGGSIDDIGREVEAREVLDWALARLSPEDRMVLELVYLEGLSVREVADLLGWSTANVKIRSFRSRRK
- a CDS encoding efflux RND transporter periplasmic adaptor subunit; protein product: MEETHDDTSHIRKILRSVGPGKGLKRRTIWLASAAAAILLAGAVVLYASTGRSQVRYKTAEVKKGDLTVTITATGTLQPLEQVEVGTEVSGTIKTVAVDYNDRVKEGQVLAKLDTTKLEAQVLQSEATLNYARAKLRETQATVAETQSKLNRFKESLELSGGKVPSQAEYDAADAALKRAKAQEGTARADIAKAEATLKANRSDLNKATIRSPINGIVLERKVETGQTVAASLQTPVLFKIAEDLKQMELCIGVDEADVGQVKEGQTAIFTVDAFPEKKFPARVREARFAAKTENNVVTYETVLEVDNSAMVLRPGMTATAFITVNSVSDALLVPNAALRFAPAQDKTQKETSGGSKLLTSLLSRRPPGTDNRQAPKQGSSNAVWKVEGEKIVRVKVTPGATDGVMTQILEGDLAPGTVVATDIVRTKK
- a CDS encoding ABC transporter ATP-binding protein, which codes for MKEEDYRIGEQEAGQPLIELQGITKVYGKGQAELHALRGIDLSIYEGDFVAVMGPSGCGKSTCMNVLGCLDTPTSGRYLFKGVDIADLTRNQRALLRRHYLGFVFQGFNLLSRTSALENVELPLLYRGIHHTSRRDVAREALDAVGLSGWEHHTPAELSGGQQQRVAIARAIATSPAVLLADEPTGNLDSIRSTEIMELLSSLNTDRGITVMMVTHEPDMAEYASRTVRFRDGLIASDSRGSEVTQ
- a CDS encoding FtsX-like permease family protein, which encodes MIWNAFLLALRAIRRNKMRSFLTILGIVIGVAAVITLVTVGGGATAKVTEDIAKLGSNLLMVTPGQMRGGGGFSGAARSFEIDDAKAIARDVNALSAVAPTSSSSAMAVFGAKNWSTLVTGSDAAFFKVKEWMVEDGREFTDQEVRSGTAVCVLGATVRKELFGDQDPLQHRIRVKGVSFEVIGVLAAKGQSTTGRDQDDLIVMPLRAFQRRVSGNENISLIQVSVEEGASTEKAQEDIEGLLRERRRISTLKPNDFQIRDMKELASTMLATTELLTTLLGAVAAVSLLVGGIGIMNIMLVSVTERTREIGTRLAIGALEREVLLQFLVEAMVLSAFGGLFGIILSLAASAVLVRVLDVPFVVNGWIIFIAFIFSAAVGLIFGYFPARKAASLDPIEALRHE
- a CDS encoding efflux transporter outer membrane subunit, with the translated sequence MTGTIKETETMNVRGKIMRYAALFITAIILTGCVTVGPDYVKPDVTAPGNWNASQSAEIAGAAASKDSLASWWANLDDPTLVALIDTAFKNNKDLKQAASRIREARAQRGVTEARLWPSVDASGSYTRARTENNSETGTSRELFAAGLDAGWEIDLFGGLRRATEASQASYEASQEDYLSVYVSLAAEVALNYIDVRTLQERLAITEENLRLQTETWELTTHRLKAGLVTQLDMDRAKTNMEETRASIPTLATRLAAAKNRLSTLMGEYPGYVDAKLTEPRDLPLTPAEIALGVPAETLRRRPDVRGAERELAAQTARVGVATAELYPKLSLMGSIGIDASSFAGLFSANSRGFSIGPRFSWNIFNAGAVRSNIEIQNARQEQALLEYEKTILAALEEAENAITAYVNEQKRARSLNEAMTSATDSTKLALVQYKSGLIDFQAVLDAQRTYLSVRDNLATSKGTVVANLVRLYKALGGGWTPEAPQPEGAQTTKEKG